A genomic segment from Leptolyngbya boryana PCC 6306 encodes:
- a CDS encoding BMP family ABC transporter substrate-binding protein, translating to MNRRTVIRGLLAAGAFGASSRLWIGCTPTSNIATNPNPTPSSKPLEIGFIYVGPKDDYGYNQSHAEGKATVDKLSGVKIVEEASVPETTAAEETMTNMIKQDGATVLFPTSYGYFNPHSLKIAREFPEVQLFHPNQPYKDEYPKNVGFYFSDLVEPAYLAGIVAALTSKTGKLGFIIPKPIPVVLREANSFALGAQSVKPNIVVQAIVTGDWSLPVKEAEAANSLLDQGADVLTGRVDNMKVIITTAEKRGAFSSGYHINQASLAPKGYLTGVEWNWGKIYSTYVEMVKAGKTLMNGGIPHVVAGGLKEDFCKLSPFGASVSAETKKAVEAAKAKLLDGSLAIFKGELKDNKGNVVIPSGKTYSLQDPQLQKMDWLVEGILGDAGTK from the coding sequence ATGAATCGCCGCACAGTCATTCGCGGTCTGCTAGCTGCTGGAGCATTTGGTGCAAGTTCTCGCTTATGGATAGGATGCACACCCACCTCGAATATAGCTACGAATCCGAATCCTACACCCAGTTCTAAACCCCTTGAGATCGGATTCATTTATGTCGGACCCAAAGATGATTATGGCTATAACCAGTCCCATGCTGAGGGCAAAGCAACTGTCGATAAACTGAGTGGAGTCAAAATTGTTGAGGAAGCGAGCGTTCCTGAGACGACGGCAGCCGAAGAAACGATGACAAACATGATTAAGCAGGATGGGGCGACGGTTTTATTTCCAACCTCATATGGATACTTCAATCCTCACAGCTTAAAGATTGCTCGTGAGTTCCCAGAAGTTCAACTTTTTCATCCAAACCAACCTTACAAGGATGAATATCCTAAGAATGTCGGTTTCTACTTCAGCGACTTAGTTGAACCTGCTTATCTGGCAGGGATTGTAGCAGCATTGACTTCTAAGACTGGCAAGCTTGGCTTCATCATTCCAAAACCTATTCCTGTCGTTTTACGGGAGGCGAATAGCTTCGCACTAGGAGCGCAAAGTGTTAAACCGAATATTGTGGTTCAGGCAATTGTGACAGGCGACTGGTCATTGCCTGTCAAAGAAGCTGAAGCTGCAAATAGCCTGCTCGATCAGGGGGCAGACGTACTGACCGGTCGAGTTGATAACATGAAAGTCATCATTACTACTGCTGAAAAACGAGGTGCGTTTTCCTCTGGCTACCATATCAATCAGGCAAGTTTAGCACCCAAAGGGTATTTAACAGGCGTGGAGTGGAATTGGGGCAAGATTTATAGCACTTATGTTGAGATGGTTAAAGCTGGCAAAACCTTGATGAATGGCGGGATTCCTCATGTTGTTGCAGGCGGACTGAAAGAGGACTTCTGTAAGCTCTCCCCGTTTGGTGCATCTGTGAGTGCTGAAACTAAAAAAGCAGTGGAAGCTGCCAAAGCAAAGCTTCTTGATGGAAGTTTGGCGATTTTTAAGGGGGAACTGAAAGACAATAAAGGAAATGTTGTGATCCCATCTGGAAAGACGTATAGCTTGCAAGATCCTCAGTTGCAGAAAATGGATTGGTTAGTGGAAGGCATATTAGGAGATGCAGGGACAAAATAG
- a CDS encoding GlcG/HbpS family heme-binding protein, with translation MYVNRVLDLSVQGAKVLLQAAIAKAEAMGVPQCIAIVDRGGNLMVFERMEGAKLHSQFSAIQKAYTAVSAKVSTGQLPTDLAVGIALASGNRFATIAGGLPIEIHGEVIGGIGIGSGTDEQDIEVAEAAIEALKAAISSEAGS, from the coding sequence ATGTATGTAAATCGAGTTTTGGACTTGTCTGTGCAGGGGGCAAAGGTGCTGTTGCAAGCAGCGATCGCAAAAGCTGAAGCGATGGGTGTGCCTCAATGTATTGCCATTGTCGATCGAGGGGGCAATTTAATGGTGTTTGAGCGGATGGAGGGGGCTAAACTTCATAGCCAATTTTCTGCGATTCAAAAGGCTTATACGGCAGTTTCGGCAAAGGTTTCTACAGGGCAATTACCAACTGACTTAGCAGTGGGAATTGCCTTGGCATCGGGAAATCGGTTTGCCACAATTGCAGGAGGTTTACCGATCGAGATTCATGGCGAGGTGATTGGTGGTATTGGCATTGGTTCTGGCACAGATGAGCAGGATATTGAAGTTGCTGAAGCAGCAATTGAGGCTTTGAAAGCAGCGATCTCATCTGAAGCAGGTAGTTAA
- a CDS encoding squalene/phytoene synthase family protein, whose translation MGKTARSVAGQPQDDYDAALTDSIERFEIDIHPFREPIEGQRMDLRQNRYETFASLYDSCCRVAGTVGLMSLAVIGTQPTLFNTPCFFAASHALFPNSPESSPIQSLPLNAPASLSSVPTSPNAVRFCLSRTPVSSVLSSQYPCF comes from the coding sequence ATGGGAAAGACGGCTCGAAGCGTTGCGGGTCAGCCACAGGACGATTACGATGCAGCCTTAACAGATAGCATCGAACGATTTGAGATCGACATCCATCCCTTTCGCGAACCGATCGAAGGTCAGCGAATGGATCTCCGTCAGAATCGTTATGAAACCTTTGCCAGCTTGTATGACTCTTGCTGCCGAGTTGCGGGGACAGTGGGGTTGATGTCGCTTGCAGTCATCGGGACGCAACCAACTCTATTCAATACGCCTTGCTTTTTCGCGGCTTCTCATGCACTGTTTCCAAACTCGCCCGAAAGCTCTCCCATTCAATCTCTTCCCCTAAACGCACCAGCAAGTCTTTCTTCTGTTCCAACTTCGCCTAACGCTGTTCGATTTTGTCTTTCCCGAACCCCTGTCTCATCAGTACTATCTTCCCAGTATCCCTGCTTCTAG
- a CDS encoding DUF2141 domain-containing protein translates to MNGQSISLAIVSILGVQMMTLPVDAVSNSRLTVEVSGLRNQNGTLCLSLFSSEQGFPNQSDRAIASRCIEAKEATATFDQLPPGRYAVAVIHDSNDDGKLNTGFLGIPREGFGFSRNPRIGTRAPSFRDTAFLVAGESTKIQIALRYLL, encoded by the coding sequence ATGAACGGACAATCGATCAGTTTAGCGATCGTATCAATCTTAGGAGTACAGATGATGACGTTACCTGTGGATGCCGTTTCTAATAGCCGTCTTACTGTTGAGGTTAGCGGATTGAGAAACCAGAATGGAACGCTGTGTCTGAGTTTGTTTTCGAGTGAACAAGGCTTTCCAAATCAAAGCGATCGCGCCATTGCCTCTCGCTGTATTGAAGCTAAAGAAGCGACAGCTACCTTTGATCAACTGCCACCGGGACGATATGCCGTTGCTGTTATTCATGACTCTAACGACGATGGCAAGCTCAACACTGGTTTTCTCGGCATTCCCAGAGAAGGGTTTGGCTTTTCGCGCAATCCGAGAATTGGAACCCGTGCGCCGAGTTTCAGAGACACTGCCTTTCTCGTCGCTGGAGAAAGCACCAAGATTCAGATCGCTCTGAGATATTTGCTGTAA
- a CDS encoding sensor histidine kinase, translating into MIVVQQKSDQKIEELTEQVESLAATLERTRIAREIHDSLGHTLTDLDTQLAVAQTLRSHNLDQSFQAVDTAKRLARQCIEDVSQALDRMRQSDFDLNHALVALLEQLRQTSTVQVQWKVNLPHLPVYQSYQVYCIVKEGLMNVQKHAQATHVYFSADQTPTGLMLNLKDDGIGFDATTLKPGFGLQGMIERVQLLRGQFELQTAPTQGTQISIILPL; encoded by the coding sequence ATGATTGTGGTGCAACAGAAAAGCGATCAGAAGATCGAAGAACTGACCGAACAAGTTGAATCTTTAGCCGCTACCCTAGAGCGAACCCGGATTGCACGAGAAATTCATGACTCGCTCGGACATACCTTAACCGATTTAGATACCCAGCTTGCGGTTGCTCAAACCCTACGATCGCACAATCTCGATCAATCGTTTCAAGCTGTCGATACCGCAAAACGATTAGCGCGACAGTGCATCGAGGATGTGAGTCAAGCTCTCGATCGAATGCGTCAATCTGACTTCGATCTGAATCACGCCTTGGTTGCGCTCCTCGAACAACTCAGACAAACTTCAACAGTTCAAGTGCAATGGAAAGTAAACTTGCCGCATCTCCCTGTTTATCAGAGCTATCAAGTGTACTGCATTGTAAAAGAAGGATTGATGAATGTTCAGAAACATGCCCAAGCAACTCACGTTTACTTTTCTGCCGATCAAACACCAACAGGTCTAATGCTCAATCTCAAAGATGATGGAATTGGATTTGATGCAACAACACTCAAGCCAGGATTTGGACTTCAGGGTATGATCGAGCGAGTTCAACTGTTGCGCGGACAGTTCGAGTTACAAACCGCACCTACTCAAGGGACTCAAATCTCGATCATACTGCCGCTATGA
- a CDS encoding response regulator transcription factor: MIRLLLVDDQEIFRQGLATMLSVEADLEIAGHAANGQEAIEAAKHLQPDVILMDVRMPVCDGVQATQEIHQYYPWIRILVLTTFDDDEYILRSLQVGALGYLLKRTPAPEIATAIRSVAQGYSQLGPTIAPKAFSQLKPLSSNYHLDELSKREIEVLKRVGEGKNNQEIAQELFLSEGTVKNHVTQILSKLGMRDRVAAALWAQRNLI; encoded by the coding sequence ATGATTCGTCTATTGCTTGTCGATGACCAGGAAATTTTCCGGCAAGGACTCGCGACCATGCTTTCAGTCGAAGCAGATCTGGAAATTGCGGGTCATGCAGCCAATGGACAAGAAGCGATCGAGGCAGCAAAGCATTTACAACCCGATGTGATTCTGATGGATGTGCGAATGCCCGTTTGTGATGGCGTACAAGCTACCCAAGAAATTCATCAGTACTATCCGTGGATTCGGATTTTAGTCCTCACCACCTTCGATGACGATGAGTACATTCTGCGATCGCTTCAAGTCGGGGCACTCGGATATCTCTTGAAGCGGACTCCTGCCCCTGAAATTGCGACTGCAATCCGATCGGTCGCTCAAGGATATAGCCAACTTGGACCGACGATTGCACCCAAAGCTTTTTCTCAACTGAAACCACTGTCCTCGAACTACCATCTCGACGAATTAAGCAAACGTGAAATTGAAGTATTGAAACGAGTAGGTGAGGGGAAGAACAATCAAGAGATTGCACAGGAGCTTTTCCTCAGCGAAGGAACCGTCAAAAATCATGTGACTCAAATTTTGAGCAAGTTAGGAATGCGCGATCGAGTAGCAGCAGCACTGTGGGCGCAGCGGAATTTGATCTAA
- a CDS encoding metal-dependent hydrolase — protein MGAAEFDLRISEVSLHHKILAEDDPRMKALWEWHAAKELEYKSVAFELFQPVRFRILPELQRLLKTKKGIHSFL, from the coding sequence GTGGGCGCAGCGGAATTTGATCTAAGGATATCGGAAGTTTCTCTACATCACAAAATTTTGGCAGAAGACGATCCACGGATGAAAGCGTTGTGGGAATGGCATGCCGCTAAAGAACTCGAATACAAAAGCGTTGCCTTCGAGCTGTTCCAACCCGTCAGATTTAGAATATTGCCCGAATTGCAAAGGCTGCTAAAAACTAAAAAAGGTATTCATAGCTTTTTATAG
- the fmt gene encoding methionyl-tRNA formyltransferase: MKIVFFGTPQFAVPTLEALLKSNSFEVAAVVTQPDKRRGRGNELSPSPIKAIALSHEIPVLQPKSIKKDVEGLEYLRSLNADAFVVVAYGQILSQEILDMPRLGCVNVHGSILPKYRGAAPIQWCLYHGEAETGITTMLMDAGMDTGAMLLIAKTAIAPFDSAHDLAVRLSTIGADLLVETLLKFPEITPIPQDNEQATYAPLIKKPDYELDWSRSAIELHNQIRGFYPNCNTQFRGTGLKVMQTIPLEGEFLNEFEELRALNLPTGTPGEVVEIVKNWGAVIQTGAGALLLKEVQLAGKRAQSGWEFANGMRITIGEKL, translated from the coding sequence ATGAAAATTGTATTCTTTGGAACGCCTCAATTCGCAGTGCCCACGTTGGAAGCATTGCTGAAATCCAACTCGTTTGAGGTCGCGGCTGTCGTGACTCAGCCTGATAAACGGCGGGGGCGGGGAAATGAACTGTCGCCTTCGCCGATTAAAGCGATCGCGCTTTCACACGAAATTCCCGTCTTGCAGCCGAAGAGTATTAAAAAAGATGTAGAGGGATTAGAGTATTTGCGATCGCTCAACGCAGATGCCTTTGTCGTCGTTGCATACGGGCAAATTCTGTCGCAGGAAATTCTAGATATGCCGCGATTGGGCTGTGTGAACGTTCATGGCTCGATTTTGCCGAAATATCGCGGAGCTGCTCCGATTCAATGGTGTTTGTATCACGGAGAGGCAGAAACCGGAATTACAACGATGCTGATGGATGCGGGCATGGATACAGGGGCAATGTTATTGATTGCGAAAACAGCGATCGCGCCGTTTGATAGCGCGCATGATTTGGCAGTTCGTCTCAGTACAATTGGCGCTGATTTGCTAGTGGAAACCTTGTTGAAATTTCCGGAAATTACACCGATTCCACAAGACAACGAACAAGCCACTTATGCGCCCTTGATTAAAAAGCCGGATTACGAATTGGACTGGTCAAGAAGTGCGATCGAGCTTCACAATCAGATTCGAGGGTTTTACCCAAATTGCAACACTCAGTTTCGAGGAACTGGGCTGAAAGTAATGCAGACAATTCCGCTTGAAGGAGAGTTTTTGAATGAATTTGAGGAATTGCGCGCGTTAAACTTGCCGACTGGAACACCCGGCGAAGTGGTCGAAATTGTCAAAAATTGGGGAGCCGTGATTCAGACTGGAGCAGGGGCATTACTGCTCAAAGAAGTGCAGCTAGCCGGGAAACGCGCCCAGTCTGGATGGGAGTTTGCGAATGGAATGCGGATTACCATCGGTGAAAAACTCTAA
- a CDS encoding M16 family metallopeptidase — protein MTSTIALPHNRIIHRTVLDNGITVLVTENPSADIIAARLFFKAGSRWESIEQAGLSHLVAAVMTKGTENHSSLEIAERVESIGASLSTDAASDYFLLSIKTVSADFPEMLKLAGELLRSATFPESEVELERRLALQAIRSQQEQPFTVALDRLRHAMYGDHPYALSGLGSAETVANLKREDLQHYYQTHFRPDNLTISIAGRITPEEAVSQVEDILGSWRAPLVPLPNLNLPIVASNPTRNAVPQDTQQSIVILGYLAPSVTPETMEDYAALKLLNTYLGNGLSSRLFVELREKRGLAYEVSAFYPTRLDTSYFVTYMGTAPTNTAIALSGLKTEVDRLCDAPLSAEEIQVAKNKLLGQYALGKQTNSQLAQIFGWYETLGLGVEFDSQFQDAIAKVSAEAAQEIAGRYFGEPYISLLGPADAIESL, from the coding sequence GTGACTTCAACTATTGCTTTGCCCCATAATCGCATCATTCATCGCACGGTTTTAGACAATGGCATCACCGTGCTGGTCACTGAAAATCCGTCTGCTGACATCATTGCAGCGCGGCTTTTCTTCAAAGCGGGTAGCCGTTGGGAGTCGATCGAGCAAGCTGGACTCTCCCACCTCGTTGCCGCTGTGATGACGAAGGGCACCGAAAACCATTCGTCTCTAGAAATTGCCGAACGCGTTGAATCGATCGGAGCGAGCCTGAGTACGGATGCGGCTTCAGATTACTTTTTGCTCAGCATCAAAACGGTTTCTGCTGATTTTCCCGAAATGTTGAAATTAGCAGGAGAACTACTGCGATCGGCAACTTTTCCAGAATCAGAAGTTGAACTCGAACGTCGCTTAGCGTTACAGGCAATTCGCTCTCAACAAGAACAACCTTTTACAGTGGCACTCGATCGCTTACGCCATGCCATGTATGGGGATCATCCTTACGCACTCTCAGGCTTAGGCTCAGCCGAAACCGTTGCCAATCTAAAGCGCGAAGATTTACAGCACTACTATCAAACCCATTTTCGTCCGGATAATCTGACAATTAGCATTGCAGGACGAATTACACCCGAAGAAGCAGTCTCACAAGTTGAAGACATTCTCGGCAGTTGGCGTGCGCCCTTAGTTCCCTTGCCGAATCTGAATTTACCGATCGTCGCTTCTAATCCGACTCGCAACGCTGTTCCACAGGATACACAGCAATCGATCGTCATTCTGGGCTATCTTGCACCTTCTGTTACGCCCGAAACGATGGAAGACTATGCTGCGTTGAAATTGCTGAATACCTATCTGGGCAATGGATTATCCAGTCGGCTATTCGTGGAACTGCGAGAAAAAAGAGGCTTAGCTTACGAAGTCTCAGCCTTCTATCCGACTCGATTAGATACGTCGTACTTTGTCACCTACATGGGCACTGCACCCACCAATACTGCGATCGCGCTGTCTGGTTTAAAGACAGAAGTCGATCGACTGTGTGATGCACCGCTGAGCGCGGAAGAAATCCAAGTCGCCAAAAACAAATTACTCGGACAATACGCGCTTGGCAAACAAACTAATTCGCAACTGGCGCAAATTTTTGGCTGGTATGAAACGCTAGGTTTAGGGGTGGAATTCGACAGTCAGTTTCAAGACGCGATCGCGAAGGTTTCCGCAGAGGCCGCCCAAGAAATTGCTGGTCGGTATTTTGGTGAACCTTACATTTCATTATTAGGGCCTGCGGACGCGATCGAGTCGCTCTAG
- a CDS encoding M16 family metallopeptidase codes for MPATVHRFDNGLTLIHHDLPTTGIAAIDVWVNAGSIVEPDEWSGMAHFLEHMIFKGTEKIAPGEFDQAIEKRGGMTNAATSYDYAHFYMTTAAQDFADTLPYLGELLLNAAIPEDEFEREREVVLEEILQTYDNPDAIAFQFLAELVYQRHPYGRSILGTEESLMRRSAAEMRSFHRTHYQPENMTVVVTGDIRLDHVKQQVEQAFHTFPEADACRIHIAEAEPPITTIRREEIQLPRLEQARLLMAWMAPGVEAPVGQVDETLPWKRFEQANQQDPLRAACGLDLISAVLGAGRTSRLVQELREERHLVQGIDCSFSLQRDSSLFTIAAWLDADDLQRVEALICDRLSQLMTVPISQAELDRAKRLLCNDYAFSIETPGQLAGLYGYYHSLAEITAAAAYPHLIQSFTVEDLRDLASQYLSPYHYAAIVVTPGD; via the coding sequence GTGCCTGCGACTGTTCATCGCTTCGACAATGGTTTAACGCTGATTCATCATGACTTGCCGACGACCGGGATTGCTGCGATCGATGTCTGGGTGAATGCAGGCTCGATTGTAGAACCGGATGAATGGTCAGGCATGGCGCATTTTCTCGAACATATGATTTTCAAAGGAACCGAGAAAATTGCACCGGGCGAATTTGATCAAGCGATCGAGAAACGGGGCGGCATGACGAATGCTGCAACGAGCTATGATTACGCGCATTTCTACATGACGACTGCGGCACAAGACTTTGCCGACACCCTGCCATATCTGGGCGAACTTCTCTTAAATGCCGCGATCCCCGAAGACGAATTTGAGCGAGAACGGGAAGTCGTTTTAGAAGAAATTTTGCAGACTTATGACAATCCAGACGCGATCGCATTTCAATTTCTCGCGGAATTAGTTTATCAACGGCATCCGTATGGGCGATCGATTTTGGGTACAGAAGAAAGCCTGATGAGACGCTCCGCGGCAGAAATGCGATCGTTCCATCGCACCCATTATCAGCCTGAAAATATGACGGTCGTTGTCACAGGCGACATTCGACTAGACCATGTGAAACAGCAAGTCGAGCAAGCCTTTCACACCTTCCCAGAGGCAGACGCATGTCGAATTCACATCGCCGAGGCAGAACCCCCGATTACAACGATTCGCCGTGAAGAAATTCAGTTGCCTCGCTTAGAACAGGCAAGATTATTAATGGCTTGGATGGCTCCAGGCGTGGAAGCTCCGGTAGGGCAAGTTGACGAAACGCTCCCCTGGAAACGCTTTGAACAAGCAAATCAGCAAGATCCGCTCAGAGCAGCATGTGGACTCGACTTGATCTCAGCCGTTTTAGGAGCAGGACGCACCTCGCGGTTGGTACAAGAGCTTCGAGAAGAGCGACATTTAGTTCAAGGAATTGACTGTAGTTTCTCACTTCAACGCGATTCCAGTTTGTTTACGATCGCGGCTTGGCTAGATGCCGATGATCTCCAACGGGTAGAAGCCTTGATCTGCGATCGCTTATCGCAATTGATGACGGTTCCCATTTCTCAAGCCGAACTCGATCGCGCCAAGCGGCTTTTGTGTAACGATTATGCGTTCTCGATCGAAACGCCTGGACAACTTGCCGGACTCTATGGTTACTACCATTCGCTGGCAGAAATTACTGCTGCTGCGGCTTATCCGCATCTGATTCAGTCCTTTACGGTTGAAGACTTGCGCGATTTAGCCAGCCAATATCTTTCGCCTTATCACTATGCGGCGATCGTTGTCACACCGGGCGACTGA
- a CDS encoding GNAT family N-acetyltransferase, which yields MLTHAPVETPRLSLRFLSLADAPSLQTAASDREVADMMISLPHPYPEGEAERYIQAQIAAAEAGRSFAFAIERKAEPGLCGVIEIGSIELEHARAELRFWLAVALGEQGYMSEALQAILRFGFENLNLNRIDAYHLVRNPASGKLFQDNGFVQEGVLRQRVRKGQVFEDVKLWSILREDW from the coding sequence ATGCTAACTCACGCTCCCGTAGAAACACCTCGATTAAGTCTTCGCTTTCTATCTCTAGCAGATGCGCCGTCGCTCCAGACTGCGGCAAGCGATCGTGAAGTTGCCGATATGATGATTTCGCTGCCGCATCCGTATCCTGAAGGCGAGGCAGAACGATACATCCAAGCACAAATTGCGGCGGCTGAGGCAGGACGATCCTTTGCCTTTGCGATTGAGCGTAAAGCTGAACCAGGATTATGTGGTGTGATCGAAATTGGCTCGATCGAACTCGAACATGCTCGGGCAGAACTGCGGTTTTGGCTGGCAGTTGCGCTTGGGGAACAAGGATATATGAGCGAAGCCTTACAAGCTATACTTCGCTTTGGATTTGAAAACTTAAACCTGAATCGAATTGATGCCTATCATCTGGTGAGAAATCCGGCTTCTGGAAAACTCTTTCAAGATAATGGATTTGTGCAAGAAGGCGTGCTCCGTCAAAGAGTGCGTAAAGGGCAAGTCTTTGAAGATGTGAAACTCTGGTCAATTCTGCGAGAGGATTGGTAG
- a CDS encoding 5-(carboxyamino)imidazole ribonucleotide synthase produces MNRVGVIGGGQLAWMMAEAARKLNLTLVVQTPNESDPAVSVAQETLFARVNDASATEVLSTHVDVITFENEFVDLDALAKIQNVIFRPSLSALRPLLDKYVQRNFLKTYDLPTPDFWLLGERDVEFPVVLKTRRLGYDGQGTFIIRDAATWEATIEKLQNIPIVLEEFIPFDRELAVMAARSSSGEIAIYPIVETQQENQVCRRVIAPAEVSKGVQQEIHRIAQTVLEKLDVVGIYGFELFLTKDDRVLVNEIAPRTHNSGHYTIDACETSQFEQQLRAVSDLPLGSPALNCQGALMVNLLGFEQAESEYLEQRNAIAQLPNTFVHWYGKSESRPGRKLGHVTVLLDDVTDLRQQALEIASTIEEIWYRH; encoded by the coding sequence ATGAACCGAGTCGGTGTGATTGGCGGCGGACAGTTAGCTTGGATGATGGCAGAGGCAGCCAGAAAGCTGAATCTAACATTGGTGGTGCAAACCCCAAATGAGAGTGATCCAGCCGTGTCGGTAGCACAAGAAACGCTGTTTGCGCGGGTGAATGATGCCAGTGCAACCGAGGTTTTAAGCACGCATGTCGATGTGATTACGTTTGAGAATGAATTTGTCGATCTCGATGCGCTCGCTAAAATTCAGAATGTGATCTTTCGCCCTAGCTTGTCTGCGTTGAGACCATTGCTAGATAAGTATGTCCAGCGGAATTTTCTCAAAACGTATGATCTCCCGACTCCCGATTTCTGGTTACTTGGTGAGCGAGATGTTGAATTTCCGGTGGTCTTAAAAACTCGTCGGTTAGGCTACGACGGACAAGGGACATTTATCATTCGGGATGCGGCAACTTGGGAAGCAACGATCGAGAAATTGCAGAATATTCCGATCGTGCTGGAAGAATTTATTCCGTTCGATCGCGAATTAGCGGTGATGGCGGCTCGCTCAAGTTCGGGTGAAATTGCAATCTATCCGATCGTGGAAACGCAGCAAGAAAATCAAGTCTGTCGTCGAGTGATTGCGCCTGCTGAAGTTTCAAAAGGTGTTCAGCAAGAGATTCACCGAATTGCTCAAACAGTACTAGAAAAGCTCGATGTCGTCGGAATTTACGGGTTTGAGCTATTTCTGACGAAAGACGATCGCGTTCTTGTCAATGAAATTGCACCTCGAACTCACAATTCAGGACATTACACGATCGATGCTTGTGAAACCTCACAATTTGAACAACAGCTTCGAGCCGTGAGCGATTTGCCTTTGGGCAGTCCAGCCTTGAATTGTCAGGGTGCGTTGATGGTAAATTTGCTCGGATTTGAGCAAGCAGAAAGCGAGTATTTAGAACAACGCAACGCGATCGCTCAATTGCCCAACACGTTTGTGCATTGGTATGGCAAATCTGAATCACGCCCAGGTCGAAAATTAGGACATGTCACGGTTTTACTAGACGATGTGACTGATCTGAGGCAACAAGCGTTAGAGATTGCTAGCACGATCGAAGAGATTTGGTATCGGCATTAA
- a CDS encoding pentapeptide repeat-containing protein — protein MGRRIAIVCLTLICSVWIMASAGADPIVGKRYDQQYRPPLSYSNADVKGQNFSGQTLRLAEFTNANLTDADFSNADLSGAAMSASNMTETNLHGANLQQAMVDQVPMVRVNLSDAILTDAMLLRSEFLNVNITGADFTGAILDRYQIRELCKVAQGTNSKTGVETRESLGCPS, from the coding sequence ATGGGACGGCGAATCGCGATCGTATGCTTGACTCTCATCTGTAGCGTCTGGATCATGGCAAGCGCTGGTGCTGATCCGATTGTAGGAAAACGCTACGACCAGCAATATCGCCCGCCTTTGTCTTATAGCAATGCAGATGTGAAAGGTCAGAATTTTTCAGGTCAGACCTTGAGATTGGCAGAATTTACGAATGCCAATCTCACAGATGCAGATTTCTCGAATGCGGATTTGTCCGGGGCTGCGATGAGTGCATCGAATATGACAGAGACGAATCTGCATGGTGCAAATCTGCAACAGGCAATGGTCGATCAAGTTCCAATGGTGCGGGTGAATCTGAGCGATGCGATTTTAACGGATGCAATGTTGCTGCGCAGTGAATTCTTGAATGTTAATATCACTGGGGCAGATTTTACGGGGGCAATTCTCGATCGCTATCAGATTCGAGAATTGTGCAAGGTGGCTCAAGGAACGAACTCAAAAACTGGGGTCGAAACTCGTGAGTCGCTCGGTTGCCCGTCCTAG
- a CDS encoding cobalamin biosynthesis protein: MRIRTQELFDNWLNLKQSSLCLWIGIGCRRGATKLIIQTAIDQVLDLYQLEHRTIAGIATLDRKSDEIGLVEYCRDHALSLRCFSADRLSTIAVPNPSVQVAMTTHTPSVAEAAAMCAAQTQILIVPKQVIQGVTIAIAESSLQ; this comes from the coding sequence GTGAGAATCCGTACTCAAGAACTTTTCGACAATTGGCTTAACCTGAAACAGTCGTCGCTTTGCCTCTGGATTGGGATTGGCTGTCGTCGAGGTGCGACCAAGTTGATCATTCAAACTGCAATTGATCAAGTTCTCGATCTGTATCAATTGGAGCATAGGACGATCGCAGGAATTGCAACGCTCGATCGTAAATCTGATGAAATTGGACTGGTCGAATATTGTCGAGATCACGCTTTGTCCTTACGATGCTTCTCCGCAGATCGGCTGAGTACGATCGCGGTTCCCAATCCTTCTGTACAAGTTGCGATGACCACACACACGCCGAGTGTGGCAGAAGCAGCGGCAATGTGTGCTGCACAAACGCAAATTTTGATAGTGCCGAAACAAGTGATCCAAGGGGTAACGATTGCGATCGCGGAAAGTTCGCTACAGTGA